From a single Nematostella vectensis chromosome 3, jaNemVect1.1, whole genome shotgun sequence genomic region:
- the LOC116621099 gene encoding uncharacterized protein LOC116621099 translates to MPKNRSVRRPKRRFSGNQHTKLQETSPKIAKKDDVDETRVDVNTSSRRSVSSKKLSKDVPKLSTSFHEQSGEPFITGYRLIDIEILSEILYSRRCSECADSSLTLMENQLQRKGCASSLRLLCSSCGWKTEFFTSKKQAKSYEVNRHLVYSMRSLGKGHSGAKRFCTLMNMPPPPTARAYSKNSKTISKHIKAIASETMKRAAIEIKDQKAASADDIVNCGVSCDGTWQKRGFCSKNGCVTVISMDNGKVLDTEALSQSCKQCQQHPNLDKESIAYKTWWAEHSFKCNANYHGSAPGMESVGASRLFSRSIDKHKLRYSELNADGDFKSHTEVEHMYEDDDVVVEKKECVGHVQKRMGTALRKLKKTNAGIGGKGKLTDAMIDKLQNYYGIAIRSNLDDLKGMKKAIYATLFHCASNDKVVLHDYCPDGPNSWCGYKRGSANKTKTFKHGSGLPKANLSQTE, encoded by the coding sequence ATGCCTAAAAATCGAAGTGTTAGACGACCAAAGAGAAGATTCTCGGGCAATCAGCACACAAAATTGCAAGAAACGTCGCCTAAAATAGCCAAGAAAGACGATGTCGACGAGACACGTGTTGATGTCAACACGTCCTCTAGGCGATCTGTTTCGTCTAAAAAACTATCTAAAGACGTCCCAAAATTGTCTACATCTTTCCACGAACAGTCAGGGGAACCTTTTATCACTGGATACAGGCTCATTGATATAGAAATACTCAGTGAGATATTGTATTCTCGTCGCTGCAGTGAGTGTGCCGATTCCAGTCTTACGTTGATGGAAAATCAACTTCAAAGGAAAGGCTGTGCTTCCAGTCTTAGGCTATTGTGTTCTTCGTGTGGCTGGAAAACAGAGTTTTTCACTTCGAAAAAGCAAGCGAAGAGTTATGAAGTAAACAGGCACCTGGTTTATTCCATGCGATCGCTTGGTAAAGGCCACAGTGGAGCAAAAAGGTTTTGTACCTTGATGAACATGCCGCCACCTCCAACCGCACGAGCATATTCCAAGAACTCAAAAACTATTAGTAAGCATATTAAAGCTATTGCTAGTGAAACAATGAAGAGAGCAGCCATTGAAATTAAAGATCAGAAAGCTGCTAGTGCAGATGATATTGTAAATTGTGGGGTATCATGTGATGGTACATGGCAAAAAAGAGGGTTTTGCTCAAAAAATGGATGCGTCACAGTCATTTCCATGGATAATGGAAAGGTCTTGGACACTGAAGCCCTGTCCCAGTCATGCAAGCAATGTCAGCAGCATCCAAATCTTGACAAAGAGAGTATTGCCTACAAAACATGGTGGGCAGAGCACAGCTTCAAGTGCAATGCCAACTACCATGGCTCTGCCCCTGGCATGGAGTCGGTTGGAGCTAGTCGCCTGTTCAGCCGCTCCATTGATAAACACAAGCTCAGATACTCTGAACTTAATGCTGATGGTGATTTTAAGAGCCATACTGAAGTTGAACATATGTATGAAGATGACGATGTagttgtagaaaaaaaagaatgcgTTGGACACGTTCAAAAGAGGATGGGAACAGCACTGCggaaattgaaaaaaacaaatgcgGGAATTGGAGGAAAGGGAAAGTTGACTGATGCCATGATAGACAAACTGCAAAACTATTATGGCATTGCCATACGATCAAATCTCGATGACCTGAAAGGAATGAAGAAAGCTATTTATGCCACCTTATTTCACTGTGCATCTAATGACAAGGTAGTTCTTCATGACTATTGTCCTGATGGACCAAATAGTTGGTGTGGTTATAAGAGGGGCAGTGCAAATAAGACCAAGACCTTCAAGCATGGTTCTGGCTTACCTAAAGCCAATCTATCTCAGACTGAGTGA